In one window of Pseudomonas sp. IAC-BECa141 DNA:
- a CDS encoding MMPL family transporter has translation MTLPSERRLPWLFLILLLAVVALGAWQWRDGAPLSANLMELVPGTHPDALEVRAEQRMQEPLNRDMLVLVGHADRQQAVAMAQTLGEQWQASGLFEKVQWNLQADLPALRTQLLQGRLAMLSADDRQLLTKHPDAFIQQRVQALFDPFTGFSLVPSQDDWLGLTGRIQNSQPQHGAVQLDIGSGALIADADGKSWVLLRARTTGSAFDMNQPLQVAALLQHSRELAASANVQLLAASGLLYAANGQQQATREMTWVGGGATVGILLLLLLAFRRWRVLLAFIPVLVGMLFGAVACVALFGHMHVMTLVLGSSLIGVAVDYPLHYLSKSWSLKPWRSWPALRLTLSGLTLSLITSAIGYLALAWTPFPALTQIAVFSAAGLLGAYLSAVCLLPALLKNVELRPAQWPLRLAERLVRLRENLLEHVRTPVLLALLIAFCVGGLLQLESKNDIRQWVGAPQRLTDEAQTIARITGYQPTSQFFLVRAADQQQLLERQAALSERLDQLVNLDKLQGYLALNQLVSPPAQQQQVREALNKLPPFWQPLLEVGVPLAALQNELQQLQALPAEDIDAALAGPLGEPYRTLWLGRTEDGVAAMVSLQGLNNPSLLRVQALDLPGVMLVDRLGDLNKVFAQTQISAAELKLASCVLIVLVLMLPFGLGGALRIVALPLLAALCSLASLGWLGQPLTLFSLFGLLLVTAISVDYAILMREQVGGAAVSLLGTLLAAATTWLSFGLLAVSSTPAVSNFGLSVSLGLAFSFMLAPWAGRQAHAVAVTERSA, from the coding sequence ATGACTTTGCCGAGTGAACGCAGGCTGCCCTGGCTGTTCCTGATCCTGCTGCTGGCCGTCGTCGCACTGGGCGCCTGGCAATGGCGCGACGGCGCGCCGCTGTCGGCGAACCTGATGGAACTGGTGCCCGGCACCCACCCGGACGCCCTCGAAGTGCGCGCCGAACAACGCATGCAGGAGCCGCTCAACCGCGACATGCTGGTGCTGGTCGGTCACGCCGATCGTCAGCAAGCCGTCGCGATGGCCCAGACCCTGGGCGAGCAATGGCAGGCCAGCGGCCTGTTCGAAAAGGTCCAGTGGAACCTGCAAGCCGACCTGCCGGCCCTGCGCACGCAACTGCTGCAAGGGCGGCTGGCGATGCTTTCGGCGGATGACCGGCAACTTTTGACCAAACATCCCGACGCCTTCATCCAGCAACGGGTGCAGGCGCTGTTCGACCCGTTCACCGGATTCAGTCTGGTGCCGAGCCAGGACGACTGGCTGGGCCTGACCGGGCGCATCCAGAACAGCCAGCCGCAACATGGCGCGGTGCAACTGGACATCGGCAGCGGCGCGTTGATCGCCGATGCCGACGGCAAGAGCTGGGTGCTGCTGCGCGCACGCACCACCGGCAGCGCCTTCGACATGAATCAGCCGCTGCAAGTCGCCGCTCTGCTGCAACACAGCCGTGAGCTGGCAGCGAGCGCCAACGTGCAATTGCTGGCCGCCAGCGGCCTGCTTTACGCCGCCAACGGTCAGCAACAGGCGACCCGGGAAATGACCTGGGTCGGCGGTGGCGCCACCGTCGGCATCCTGTTGCTGTTGCTGCTCGCCTTCCGCCGCTGGCGGGTGCTGCTGGCGTTCATTCCGGTGCTGGTCGGCATGCTGTTCGGGGCTGTGGCCTGTGTTGCGCTGTTCGGGCACATGCATGTGATGACCCTGGTGCTTGGTTCCAGCCTGATCGGAGTGGCGGTGGATTACCCGCTGCACTATCTGTCCAAGAGCTGGAGCCTCAAGCCGTGGCGCAGTTGGCCGGCGCTGCGCCTGACCCTGTCCGGGCTGACGTTGAGCCTGATCACCAGCGCCATCGGTTATCTGGCGCTGGCCTGGACGCCTTTCCCGGCACTGACCCAGATCGCGGTGTTCTCCGCCGCCGGTTTGCTCGGCGCCTACCTGTCGGCGGTGTGCCTGTTGCCGGCGCTGCTGAAAAACGTCGAACTGCGCCCGGCGCAATGGCCGCTGCGGCTTGCCGAACGTCTGGTGCGACTGCGGGAAAATCTGCTCGAACACGTCAGGACTCCGGTGTTGCTGGCCCTGCTGATCGCCTTCTGCGTCGGTGGTCTGCTGCAACTGGAGAGCAAGAACGACATTCGCCAGTGGGTCGGTGCCCCGCAACGCCTGACCGATGAGGCGCAGACCATTGCGCGGATTACCGGTTATCAGCCGACCAGCCAGTTCTTCCTGGTGCGCGCCGCCGACCAGCAGCAATTGCTGGAGCGGCAAGCGGCTTTGAGCGAGCGGCTGGATCAACTGGTCAACCTCGACAAGTTGCAAGGTTATCTGGCGCTCAATCAACTGGTCAGCCCGCCGGCTCAGCAACAACAAGTTCGTGAAGCGCTGAACAAGTTGCCGCCGTTCTGGCAGCCGTTGCTGGAGGTCGGGGTGCCGCTGGCGGCGCTGCAGAACGAACTGCAACAGTTGCAGGCCCTGCCCGCCGAAGACATCGATGCCGCGCTGGCCGGCCCGCTCGGCGAGCCCTACCGCACGTTGTGGCTGGGACGGACCGAGGACGGCGTGGCGGCAATGGTCAGCCTGCAAGGCCTGAACAATCCGTCGCTGCTGCGGGTGCAGGCGCTGGACCTGCCGGGTGTGATGCTGGTGGACCGGCTCGGTGATCTGAACAAGGTATTCGCCCAGACCCAGATCAGCGCCGCTGAACTGAAACTCGCCTCCTGCGTGTTGATCGTGCTGGTGCTGATGCTGCCGTTCGGTCTCGGTGGCGCCCTGCGGATCGTCGCCCTGCCGCTGCTTGCTGCGCTGTGCAGCCTCGCCAGCCTGGGCTGGCTCGGCCAGCCGCTGACCCTGTTCAGCCTGTTCGGCCTGCTGCTGGTGACGGCGATCAGCGTCGACTACGCAATCCTCATGCGCGAGCAGGTCGGCGGCGCGGCCGTCAGCCTGCTCGGCACCTTGCTTGCGGCCGCCACCACCTGGCTGTCGTTCGGCCTGCTGGCGGTGTCGAGTACGCCAGCGGTGAGCAACTTCGGTCTGTCGGTGAGCCTCGGTCTGGCCTTCAGCTTCATGCTCGCGCCGTGGGCCGGGCGTCAGGCCCATGCGGTTGCCGTCACGGAGCGTTCAGCGTGA
- a CDS encoding outer membrane lipoprotein carrier protein LolA, with protein MNVLVKSLGALALLTLSSLANAFDLQQLSEQLAKPDVIHGQFTQEKHLRALPQPLISKGSFVLAKNHGLLWLLKTPLQQDYRISAKGIARRDASGWQQLPNKSAGAEQNRLFLAVLQGDSSGLQRDFELALSGDAQQWQLTLSPRSVLLKQVFNQINISGGALVNTIELLETQGDSTVLRMQDSTAGQPLSDAEQHDFAE; from the coding sequence ATGAATGTGTTGGTGAAATCCCTCGGAGCCCTGGCGCTGCTGACGCTGTCGTCGCTGGCCAACGCCTTCGACCTGCAACAGTTGAGCGAGCAGCTGGCGAAACCGGACGTGATCCACGGCCAGTTCACCCAGGAAAAGCACCTGCGCGCCCTGCCACAGCCGCTGATCAGCAAGGGCAGTTTCGTCCTCGCGAAAAACCATGGCCTGCTGTGGCTGTTGAAAACGCCGCTGCAGCAGGACTACCGCATCAGTGCCAAGGGCATCGCCCGACGTGATGCCAGCGGCTGGCAACAGCTGCCGAACAAGAGCGCCGGCGCCGAGCAGAACCGTTTGTTCCTCGCCGTGCTGCAAGGCGACAGCAGCGGCCTGCAACGGGATTTCGAACTGGCCCTGAGCGGCGACGCGCAGCAATGGCAACTGACCCTGAGCCCGCGTTCGGTGCTGCTCAAGCAGGTCTTCAATCAGATCAACATCAGCGGCGGCGCGTTGGTAAACACCATCGAACTGCTGGAAACCCAGGGCGACAGCACCGTGCTGCGCATGCAGGACAGCACCGCCGGCCAACCTCTGAGCGACGCGGAGCAACATGACTTTGCCGAGTGA
- a CDS encoding acyl-CoA thioesterase, producing MRSAGVLHADTEILVPFFDVDTMHVVWHGHYVKYLEVARCALLDKIGHNYNQMVDSGYAWPVIDLQLRYVRGAVFGQRLNVRASLVEWENRLKIHYLITDAETGERLTRASSVQVAVEVSSREMQLASPKVFTDAVERMLR from the coding sequence ATGCGTAGTGCCGGAGTGCTTCACGCCGATACAGAAATCCTCGTGCCGTTCTTTGACGTCGACACCATGCACGTCGTCTGGCACGGCCATTACGTGAAATACCTGGAAGTGGCGCGGTGCGCATTGCTCGACAAGATCGGCCACAACTACAACCAGATGGTCGACTCGGGCTACGCCTGGCCGGTGATCGACCTGCAATTGCGCTACGTGCGCGGCGCGGTGTTCGGTCAACGGCTGAACGTGCGCGCCAGCCTGGTGGAATGGGAAAACCGCCTGAAGATTCACTACCTGATCACCGACGCCGAGACCGGCGAACGCCTGACTCGCGCCAGCTCGGTGCAGGTTGCCGTCGAAGTCAGCAGCCGCGAGATGCAACTGGCGTCGCCGAAAGTCTTCACCGATGCCGTGGAAAGGATGCTGCGATGA
- a CDS encoding HAL/PAL/TAL family ammonia-lyase produces the protein MTTPTPEPVTFGERPLRIEDVLALANRQAPVQLQSDAPYRERIAKGARFLDSLLDKEGVIYGVTTGYGDSCVVAVPLHHVEALPRHLYTFHGCGLGKLLDAPATRAVLAARLQSLCHGVSGVRIELLERLHAFLEHDILPLIPEEGSVGASGDLTPLSYVAATLSGEREVMFRGERRQAADVHRELGWTPLVLRPKEALALMNGTAVMTGLACLAYARADYLLQLATRITALNVVALQGNPEHFDERLFAAKPHPGQMQVAAWLRKDLAIDAPTAPLHRLQDRYSLRCAPHVLGVLADSLNWLRSFIETELNSANDNPIIDAEAERVLHGGHFYGGHIAFAMDSLKNLVANVADLLDRQLALLVDERYNHGLPSNLSGASADRAMLNHGFKAVQIGASAWTAEALKNTMPASVFSRSTECHNQDKVSMGTIAARDAIRVLELTEQVAAATLLAANQGVWLRGRDADARPLPPSLAAMHEALAQDFPPVIEDRALEGELRLCLQRIAEQHWRLHA, from the coding sequence ATGACAACGCCAACTCCTGAGCCGGTCACCTTCGGCGAACGCCCTTTGCGCATCGAAGACGTGCTGGCCCTGGCCAACCGTCAGGCGCCCGTGCAGTTGCAGAGCGACGCGCCTTATCGCGAACGCATCGCCAAGGGCGCGCGGTTCCTCGATTCGCTGCTGGACAAGGAAGGCGTGATCTACGGCGTGACCACCGGTTACGGTGATTCCTGCGTGGTCGCGGTGCCGCTGCATCACGTCGAGGCGCTGCCGCGTCATCTCTACACGTTCCACGGTTGCGGGCTGGGTAAACTGCTCGACGCCCCGGCCACGCGCGCGGTACTGGCGGCGCGTTTGCAGTCGCTGTGCCACGGCGTGTCCGGGGTGCGCATCGAGTTGCTGGAACGCCTGCATGCGTTTCTTGAACACGACATTCTGCCGCTGATCCCCGAAGAAGGTTCGGTGGGCGCCAGCGGCGATCTGACGCCGCTGTCCTACGTTGCCGCGACCCTGTCCGGCGAGCGTGAAGTGATGTTCCGTGGCGAGCGCCGCCAGGCTGCCGACGTACACCGTGAACTGGGCTGGACGCCGCTGGTGCTGCGTCCGAAAGAAGCGCTGGCACTGATGAACGGCACCGCCGTGATGACCGGACTGGCCTGCCTCGCCTACGCCCGCGCCGATTACCTGCTGCAACTGGCCACCCGCATCACCGCGCTGAACGTGGTGGCGCTGCAAGGCAATCCGGAACACTTCGACGAGCGCCTGTTCGCCGCCAAGCCGCATCCGGGCCAGATGCAGGTGGCCGCGTGGCTGCGCAAGGATCTGGCGATCGACGCGCCGACCGCGCCGCTGCACCGCTTGCAGGATCGCTACTCGCTGCGCTGCGCACCGCACGTGCTGGGCGTGCTGGCCGACAGCCTGAACTGGCTGCGTTCGTTCATCGAGACCGAACTCAACAGCGCCAACGACAACCCGATCATCGACGCCGAAGCCGAGCGCGTGCTGCACGGCGGGCACTTCTACGGCGGGCATATCGCGTTCGCCATGGACAGCCTGAAAAACCTCGTGGCCAACGTCGCCGACCTGCTCGACCGACAACTCGCGCTGCTGGTGGACGAGCGTTACAACCACGGTTTGCCGAGCAATCTGTCCGGCGCCAGCGCCGACCGCGCGATGCTCAACCACGGCTTCAAGGCTGTGCAGATCGGCGCCAGCGCCTGGACTGCCGAAGCGTTGAAAAACACCATGCCGGCCAGCGTGTTCTCGCGCTCCACCGAATGCCACAACCAGGACAAGGTGAGCATGGGCACCATCGCCGCCCGCGACGCCATTCGTGTGCTGGAGCTGACCGAACAGGTCGCCGCCGCCACGCTGCTCGCCGCCAATCAAGGCGTGTGGCTGCGCGGTCGCGATGCAGACGCGCGTCCGCTGCCTCCGTCCCTTGCCGCGATGCACGAAGCGCTGGCCCAGGACTTCCCGCCAGTCATCGAAGACCGCGCCCTGGAAGGCGAACTGCGCCTGTGTCTGCAACGCATCGCCGAGCAACACTGGAGGCTGCATGCGTAG
- a CDS encoding glycosyl transferase codes for MTVETDKKHWADREERGSFLLMKLTAFAAKVLGRRLLSPLLYGIVLYFFLFGRTARRSAWQYQQRLADWSGRRELRPTRWRVFRQFMAFADSLLDKLDVWNGKLKIEQIEIIDPALLRNQLRGSRGQMLVGAHLGNLEVCRALAELGEKVTMNVLVHTKHAEQFNRLLGEAGATNLRLIQVSELDPVIMLQLHERLERGEWLAIAGDRVPLHGGRSVTVDFLGHPAPFPQGPWLLAGLLKCPVNLLMCLKQPDGHYRLTLEPFADAVVWSRREREQVIHQWATRYAQRLSHYCLEAPCQWFNFYPFWKTDDNANS; via the coding sequence ATGACCGTCGAGACCGACAAGAAGCATTGGGCCGACCGCGAAGAGCGCGGCAGTTTCCTGCTGATGAAACTCACCGCGTTCGCCGCCAAAGTCCTTGGCCGACGCCTGCTGAGCCCGTTGCTGTACGGCATCGTTCTGTACTTTTTCCTGTTCGGCCGCACGGCGCGGCGCAGTGCCTGGCAGTATCAACAGCGCCTCGCTGACTGGAGCGGTCGCCGCGAACTGCGTCCGACCCGTTGGAGGGTGTTCCGCCAGTTCATGGCATTCGCCGATTCGCTGCTCGACAAGCTCGACGTGTGGAACGGCAAGCTGAAGATCGAGCAGATCGAAATCATCGACCCGGCGCTGCTGCGCAATCAGTTGCGCGGCAGTCGCGGGCAAATGCTGGTGGGCGCGCATCTGGGCAACCTCGAAGTGTGCCGGGCGCTGGCGGAGCTGGGCGAAAAGGTCACGATGAACGTGCTGGTGCACACCAAGCACGCCGAGCAATTCAATCGCCTGCTGGGCGAAGCCGGAGCAACCAATTTGCGGCTGATCCAGGTCAGCGAGCTGGATCCGGTGATCATGCTGCAACTGCACGAACGCCTGGAGCGCGGCGAGTGGCTGGCGATTGCCGGCGACCGCGTGCCACTGCATGGCGGGCGCAGCGTGACCGTGGACTTTCTCGGCCACCCGGCGCCGTTCCCGCAAGGGCCGTGGCTGCTGGCCGGCCTGCTGAAATGCCCGGTCAACCTGCTGATGTGCCTGAAACAGCCCGACGGCCACTATCGCCTGACCCTCGAACCCTTCGCCGACGCCGTGGTGTGGTCACGCCGCGAGCGCGAACAGGTCATTCATCAGTGGGCCACCCGCTATGCGCAACGCCTGAGTCACTATTGCCTCGAAGCACCGTGCCAATGGTTCAACTTTTACCCATTCTGGAAAACCGATGACAACGCCAACTCCTGA
- a CDS encoding glycosyltransferase family 2 protein — translation MHNPCAVIPVYNHETAIGTVVDALLAEDLPCILVDDASSKSCAAVLDALAERERVYLVRLTANQGKGGAVMTGLREAARLGFSHALQVDADGQHDLQDVARFIEESRAHPESLVCGYPLYDASVPKGRLYARYLTHVMVWINTLSLQIRDSMCGFRVYPLEPTLGVIDSARIGKRMDFDSDILVRLAWRNQPMRWLQTSVHYPLNGVSHFRLFHDNVLISSMHTRLFFGMLLRLPVILWRRWRP, via the coding sequence ATGCATAACCCTTGCGCAGTGATCCCGGTCTACAACCACGAAACCGCCATCGGCACGGTGGTCGACGCCCTGCTCGCCGAAGATCTGCCATGCATTCTGGTGGACGATGCCAGCAGCAAATCCTGCGCCGCGGTGCTGGACGCGCTGGCCGAGCGCGAGCGGGTTTATCTGGTGCGCCTCACCGCCAACCAGGGCAAGGGCGGCGCGGTCATGACCGGCCTGCGTGAAGCCGCGCGTCTGGGCTTCAGCCATGCCTTGCAGGTCGACGCCGACGGTCAGCACGACTTGCAGGATGTCGCGCGTTTCATCGAAGAGTCCCGCGCTCACCCCGAGTCGCTGGTCTGCGGCTATCCGCTGTATGACGCCAGCGTGCCCAAGGGCCGTTTGTATGCGCGTTACCTGACCCATGTGATGGTGTGGATCAACACCTTGTCGCTGCAGATTCGCGATTCGATGTGCGGCTTCCGGGTGTATCCGCTGGAACCGACGCTGGGCGTGATCGATTCGGCGCGGATCGGCAAGCGCATGGATTTCGACTCGGACATTCTGGTGCGCCTGGCGTGGCGCAATCAGCCGATGCGCTGGTTGCAGACCAGCGTGCATTACCCGCTGAACGGCGTGTCGCACTTTCGCCTGTTCCATGACAACGTGCTGATCTCGAGCATGCACACGCGCCTGTTCTTCGGCATGTTGCTGCGCCTGCCCGTGATCCTCTGGCGACGGTGGCGCCCATGA
- a CDS encoding acyl-CoA synthetase family protein — MNWIKLEQLLLKDLPQRAITVAPALDHAHLREQALSLAAGLQARGVKRLAVHLEDAAELAIALLGAWRAGISVLLPSDLQAQTRQRWSNEVDLWLTDQADDARLSDLLQPPLPAAELDLDQCRLSLCTSGSSGEPKRIDKSLRQLANEVEALEQLWGADLGEACILGSVATQHIYGLLFRVLWPLCAGRPFLRKQLAFPEDLQRASREHPAFAWVASPALLKRMGDNLDWPALSVVRRVFSSGGALPADAAQSLHQRLGQWPTEILGSSETGGIAWRQGESLWQPFAGVELSQDSDGALLIASPYLPAGHVEHTADAARIQGDGRFELLGRLDRIVKLEEKRISLPMLEQALVAHDWVAEARLGVVQENRASLGALLVLSESGLFALREHGRRSLTETLRRYLGDHCEALALPRRWRLLRQLPLNTQGKLPQADVEALLLAPRPKAPEILEQAETEGEWNLQLSVPPDLAYFSGHFPKAPVLPGVVQVEWALNLGRQLLNLPGTFAGMEVLKFQQLVRPGDEIQLHLRFDPERGKLYFAYRNDTATCSSGRILLGTGDA; from the coding sequence ATGAACTGGATAAAACTTGAGCAGCTGTTGCTCAAGGATCTGCCGCAGCGCGCAATCACCGTCGCGCCGGCACTCGATCACGCACACCTGCGCGAGCAAGCCCTGAGTCTGGCCGCCGGTCTGCAGGCCCGCGGCGTGAAGCGTCTGGCAGTGCATCTGGAAGATGCCGCCGAGCTTGCCATCGCCCTGCTCGGTGCCTGGCGCGCCGGCATCAGTGTGTTGCTGCCTTCGGATCTGCAAGCGCAGACCCGACAGCGCTGGTCGAACGAAGTCGATCTGTGGCTCACCGATCAGGCCGATGACGCTCGCCTGAGCGATCTGCTGCAACCTCCTCTGCCCGCTGCCGAACTGGATCTCGACCAGTGCCGTCTGAGCCTGTGCACCTCCGGCTCCAGCGGCGAGCCCAAGCGCATCGACAAATCCCTGCGGCAACTGGCCAACGAAGTCGAAGCCCTTGAGCAACTGTGGGGCGCCGATCTGGGTGAGGCCTGCATCCTCGGCAGCGTCGCCACCCAACACATCTACGGCTTGCTGTTCCGCGTGCTGTGGCCGTTGTGCGCCGGGCGTCCGTTCCTTCGCAAGCAACTGGCCTTCCCGGAAGACCTGCAACGCGCCAGCCGCGAGCACCCGGCCTTTGCCTGGGTCGCCAGCCCGGCGCTCCTCAAGCGCATGGGCGACAACCTCGACTGGCCAGCGCTGAGCGTCGTGCGCCGGGTGTTTTCATCCGGTGGCGCACTGCCGGCAGACGCCGCGCAAAGCCTGCATCAACGTCTGGGACAATGGCCGACAGAAATCCTCGGCAGCTCGGAAACCGGCGGCATCGCCTGGCGTCAGGGCGAATCGTTGTGGCAGCCGTTTGCCGGCGTCGAGTTGAGTCAGGACAGTGACGGCGCCTTGCTGATCGCTTCGCCGTATCTGCCCGCCGGGCATGTCGAACACACCGCCGATGCGGCGCGCATTCAGGGCGATGGCCGCTTTGAATTGCTCGGACGGCTCGACCGGATCGTCAAACTCGAAGAAAAACGTATTTCCCTGCCAATGCTTGAACAGGCGCTGGTGGCTCACGACTGGGTCGCCGAAGCACGTCTGGGCGTGGTGCAGGAAAACCGTGCGTCCCTCGGCGCGCTGCTGGTGCTCAGCGAATCCGGCCTGTTTGCCCTGCGCGAACATGGCCGGCGCAGCCTGACCGAAACCCTGCGCCGTTATCTCGGCGACCATTGCGAAGCCCTGGCCCTGCCCCGCCGCTGGCGCCTGCTGCGACAACTGCCGCTGAACACTCAGGGCAAGTTGCCTCAGGCCGACGTCGAAGCCTTGCTGCTGGCGCCACGGCCAAAGGCGCCGGAGATTCTGGAACAGGCCGAAACCGAGGGCGAATGGAACCTGCAATTAAGCGTTCCGCCGGATCTGGCCTACTTCAGCGGCCACTTCCCCAAGGCCCCGGTGCTGCCCGGCGTGGTGCAGGTCGAATGGGCGCTGAACCTGGGTCGGCAACTGCTGAACCTGCCCGGCACGTTCGCCGGCATGGAAGTGCTGAAATTCCAGCAACTGGTGCGCCCCGGCGATGAAATCCAGCTGCACCTGCGTTTCGACCCGGAGCGCGGCAAGTTGTATTTCGCCTACCGCAACGACACCGCCACCTGTTCCAGCGGGCGGATTCTGCTGGGGACTGGCGATGCATAA
- a CDS encoding acyl carrier protein, translating into MQTRDDIFNTLRDALVELFELDPARVSLESNLYQDLEIDSIDAVDLIDHIKRQTGKKIAAEEFKSVRTVSDVVEAVYRLVQPAA; encoded by the coding sequence ATGCAAACTCGTGACGACATTTTCAACACCCTGCGCGATGCCCTGGTCGAGCTGTTCGAACTGGACCCGGCTCGCGTGAGCCTGGAATCCAACCTGTATCAGGATCTGGAAATCGACAGCATCGACGCCGTCGACCTGATCGATCACATCAAACGCCAGACCGGCAAGAAAATCGCCGCCGAGGAATTCAAGTCGGTGCGTACCGTCAGCGACGTGGTCGAGGCGGTCTACCGTCTGGTTCAACCGGCCGCATGA
- a CDS encoding phosphopantetheine-binding protein, with protein sequence MSDLNRDIKELIIDALGLEDISAEDIGDDQTLFGEGLGLDSVDALELGLAIQKKYGIKIDADAKDTRNHFTNVASLAAFVTAKQAA encoded by the coding sequence ATGAGCGATCTAAACCGTGACATCAAAGAGCTGATCATCGACGCCCTGGGCCTCGAAGACATCAGCGCAGAGGACATCGGCGACGACCAGACACTGTTCGGCGAAGGCCTGGGCCTGGACTCCGTCGACGCTCTGGAGCTCGGCCTGGCGATTCAGAAAAAGTACGGCATCAAGATCGACGCCGACGCCAAGGACACCCGCAACCATTTCACCAACGTGGCGAGCCTTGCGGCGTTCGTCACTGCAAAACAGGCAGCTTGA
- a CDS encoding lysophospholipid acyltransferase family protein, with protein MDLATQPVIGKNRDAYYWRLLATATSFALFGLGGLCLRLLVFPLLGCLPGDAIAHRERARQTVSRLFWFFVRFMARTGVLTYDIQGAERLGRPGQMIIANHPSLIDVVFLIGLVRRANCVVKKSLWENPFTRGPLRSTEYISNDGSMDMLDAAANALQSGQTLIIFPEGTRTQPGQAPAFHRGAAAIALRGAKIVTPVVIQVSPTTLTKAEPWYRIPSRRVHFSFRVGADIDPQTFAAQGPAPQASRKLNDYLHQFFIKELAEDERSKP; from the coding sequence ATGGACCTGGCAACGCAACCTGTAATCGGAAAAAACCGCGATGCCTATTACTGGCGTCTGCTGGCCACCGCCACCAGCTTCGCCCTGTTCGGGCTCGGTGGCCTGTGCCTGCGCCTGCTGGTATTCCCATTGCTCGGTTGCCTGCCGGGCGACGCCATTGCGCATCGCGAGCGGGCGCGCCAGACCGTCAGCCGGCTGTTCTGGTTTTTCGTTCGGTTCATGGCCCGTACCGGCGTGCTGACCTACGACATCCAGGGCGCCGAACGTCTGGGCCGTCCGGGGCAGATGATCATCGCCAATCACCCGTCGCTGATCGATGTGGTGTTCCTGATCGGCCTGGTGCGTCGGGCCAACTGCGTGGTGAAGAAAAGCCTGTGGGAAAACCCCTTCACCCGTGGCCCGCTGCGCAGCACCGAATACATCAGCAACGACGGCAGCATGGACATGCTCGATGCCGCCGCCAACGCGCTGCAAAGCGGCCAGACCCTGATCATTTTTCCCGAAGGCACCCGCACCCAACCGGGTCAGGCGCCAGCCTTTCATCGGGGCGCAGCGGCCATTGCACTGCGCGGTGCGAAAATCGTCACCCCGGTGGTCATCCAGGTCAGTCCGACCACCCTGACCAAGGCCGAACCCTGGTATCGCATCCCCAGTCGCCGCGTGCACTTCAGTTTTCGCGTCGGGGCCGATATAGACCCACAGACTTTTGCCGCGCAGGGACCTGCCCCGCAGGCCTCGCGCAAGCTCAATGACTATTTGCACCAATTCTTTATCAAGGAGCTCGCCGAAGATGAGCGATCTAAACCGTGA
- a CDS encoding beta-ketoacyl synthase chain length factor, translated as MSVINFNIAQWRAWAPGLDSVEAWQAWSRQPVVLESSDAAPDVSFLPAMQRRRLSRLARMAFSVGWPLADGRENLPLVFVSRHGETPRTFEILSDLANEQPLSPTQFSLSVHNAIIGLWSIMRGETSEMTALAAAGDGLEHGMLEAATLLNEGAPAVLLVITEEQPPEAYSTWVDDVPFPYAVGLLLTPGTDWRLTLNSAPQAVSKPQWPHALNLLRTLLGQQPHCQHAWKTRLWTWQRNL; from the coding sequence ATGTCCGTGATCAACTTCAACATCGCCCAATGGCGCGCCTGGGCTCCCGGGCTCGACAGCGTGGAAGCCTGGCAGGCCTGGAGCCGACAACCGGTCGTGCTCGAAAGCAGCGATGCCGCACCCGATGTGTCGTTTCTGCCGGCCATGCAGCGCCGTCGTCTCAGCCGTCTGGCGCGGATGGCGTTCAGCGTCGGCTGGCCGCTGGCCGACGGTCGGGAAAATCTGCCGCTGGTCTTTGTCTCCCGGCATGGCGAAACCCCGCGCACCTTTGAAATCCTCAGCGATCTGGCTAACGAACAGCCGCTGTCGCCGACCCAGTTCAGCCTGTCGGTGCACAACGCGATCATCGGCCTGTGGTCGATCATGCGCGGCGAAACCAGCGAAATGACCGCCCTCGCCGCGGCCGGCGACGGCCTCGAACACGGCATGCTCGAAGCCGCCACATTGCTCAACGAAGGCGCCCCGGCAGTTTTGCTGGTGATCACCGAGGAACAACCGCCCGAAGCCTATTCGACGTGGGTCGACGACGTTCCGTTTCCCTATGCGGTCGGGCTGTTGCTCACCCCCGGTACCGACTGGCGGCTGACCCTGAACAGCGCCCCGCAAGCAGTGTCAAAACCGCAGTGGCCCCATGCACTGAATCTGCTGCGAACCCTGCTCGGTCAGCAACCCCATTGCCAACATGCCTGGAAGACTCGTCTATGGACCTGGCAACGCAACCTGTAA